From a single Maylandia zebra isolate NMK-2024a linkage group LG3, Mzebra_GT3a, whole genome shotgun sequence genomic region:
- the LOC101472798 gene encoding uncharacterized protein LOC101472798 — MNIWEKMICRILLLIILTSCVSGSFVVNVTQTCYQAEENHNITLEWTFTTKPNRSTKTLNVLCELITERTDSVLYRVQEGVEVSESQDEKFSGRVESDKDALREGRIRLQLFRLRTDDSGLYLCELNTDYGFGSARCRLSISASDDPKRPSPTVNTQPESRGWLNLYPLLILPAAALLIKLCYKIIKRKHNLNLNSHRLGSECSEAVVNLNNSDATHLAASLEATSIIF, encoded by the exons ATGAACATTTG GGAGAAGATGATCTGCAGGATCCTGCTACTCATCATCCTCACCTCATGTGTCTCTG GATCATTTGTAGTCAATGTGACACAGACCTGCTATCAGGCAGAGGAGAACCACAACATCACACTGGAGTGGACGTTCACCACCAAACCTAACAGATCCACCAAAACTCTCAACGTCCTCTGTGAACTGATAACTGAGCGTACAGATTCAGTCCTGTATCGTGTTCAAGAAGGTGTTGAGGTGTCAGAGTCTCAGGATGAAAAGTTTTCAGGACGAGTTGAGAGTGACAAAGACGCCCTCAGAGAAGGACGAATCAGACTTCAACTGTTTAGACTCAGGACTGATGACTCGGGTCTGTACCTGTGTGAACTGAACACAGATTATGGCTTTGGCTCAGCCAGATGTAGACTCAGCATCAGTG CTTCGGATGACCCCAAACGTCCAAGTCCAACAGTGAACACACAACCAGAGAGTCGAGGATGGCTCAACCTGTATCCTTTACTTATACTGCCAGCAGCAGCTTTATTGATCAAACTCTGTTATAAAATCATAAAACGAAAACATAACCTAAATCTAAACAGTCACCGCCTAGGCAGCGAATGCAGTGAAGCAGTAGTCAACTTGAATAATTCAGATGCCACTCACCTTGCTGCTTCATTAGAAGCCACGTCCATCATCTTCTGA